From a region of the Chroicocephalus ridibundus chromosome 8, bChrRid1.1, whole genome shotgun sequence genome:
- the PIGC gene encoding phosphatidylinositol N-acetylglucosaminyltransferase subunit C yields the protein MEPVPGRRWQKVLYERQPFPDNYVDQRFLEELRKNVHARRYRYRAVVFQSGAVVQQLCSVCVFVVTWWYMDAGMLSPQGLFGAALVSSLLGYILFDAVDGGAGRRESGRTRWADLKSTLVFAAFTYGFSPVLKTLTESISTDTIYAMSALMLLGHLIFFDYGANAAIVSSTLSLNMAIFASVCLASRLPRSLHAFVMVTFAMQIFALWPMLQKKLKAQTPRCYVGVTVLFALAALAGMATVSSVGAVLFASLLLAISCLCPYCLIRLQLLKDNIHGPWDEAEIKEDLSRFLM from the coding sequence ATGGAGCCGGTGCCCGGTCGGCGGTGGCAGAAGGTGCTGTACGAGCGGCAGCCCTTCCCCGATAACTACGTGGACCAGCGGTTCCTGGAGGAGCTGCGGAAGAACGTGCACGCCCGGCGGTACCGGTACCGGGCCGTCGTCTTCCAGTCGGGAGCGGtggtgcagcagctctgcagcgtCTGCGTCTTCGTCGTCACCTGGTGGTACATGGACGCCGGGATGCTGAGCCCGCAGGGGCTTTTCGGGGCGGCCCTGGTCTCCTCCCTGCTGGGCTACATCCTCTTCGACGCCGtggacggcggggccgggcggcgggagagCGGGCGGACGCGGTGGGCAGACCTGAAGAGCACGCTGGTGTTCGCCGCCTTCACCTACGGCTTCTCGCCCGTGCTGAAGACGCTGACGGAGTCCATCAGCACGGACACCATCTACGCCATGTCGGCCCTCATGCTGCTCGGTCACCTCATCTTCTTCGACTACGGCGCCAACGCCGCCATCGTCTCCAGCACCCTGTCCCTCAACATGGCCATCTTCGCCTCGGTGTGCCTGGCCTCCCGCCTGCCTCGCTCCCTCCACGCCTTTGTCATGGTCACCTTCGCCATGCAGATCTTCGCCCTCTGGCCCATGCTGCAGAAGAAGCTGAAGGCCCAGACACCCCGATGCTACGTGGGGGTGACGGTGCTCTTCGCGCTGGCGGCGCTGGCGGGGATGGCCACCGTCTCCAGCGTGGGTGCTGTGCTCTTCGCCTCGCTGCTGCTCGccatctcctgcctctgcccttaCTGCCTCATCCGCCTCCAGCTGCTCAAGGACAACATCCACGGGCCCTGGGACGAGGCTGAAATCAAGGAGGACCTCTCCAGGTTCCTCATGTAG